A single Natranaerobius thermophilus JW/NM-WN-LF DNA region contains:
- the tadA gene encoding tRNA adenosine(34) deaminase TadA, with product MPSHNNTDKYWMQQAIDQAKLAYNKGEVPIGAVIVKDEQLIATGFNKRETSQDATSHAEIIAIQSACNYLGGWRLLDCTLYVTIEPCPMCAGAILQSRITKLVFGTEDPKAWGELSISQLLQNPQLNHQVDIVEGICKEESKDIIKQFFHELRKRKKN from the coding sequence ATGCCTAGCCATAATAATACAGACAAATATTGGATGCAGCAAGCTATAGATCAAGCCAAACTGGCATATAATAAGGGAGAAGTTCCTATTGGTGCAGTTATTGTAAAAGATGAACAGTTAATAGCAACTGGTTTCAATAAAAGAGAAACTAGTCAAGATGCAACAAGTCATGCTGAAATAATTGCAATCCAATCGGCTTGTAACTATCTAGGTGGATGGCGTTTACTGGATTGTACCTTATATGTGACAATAGAACCTTGTCCTATGTGTGCAGGAGCGATTTTACAATCTAGGATAACCAAGCTGGTTTTTGGAACTGAAGACCCAAAAGCATGGGGAGAATTATCAATATCACAATTGTTACAAAACCCCCAACTCAATCATCAAGTTGATATTGTTGAAGGAATTTGCAAAGAAGAATCAAAAGATATTATTAAGCAATTTTTTCACGAATTAAGAAAGAGAAAAAAGAATTAA